The Camelina sativa cultivar DH55 unplaced genomic scaffold, Cs unpScaffold25799, whole genome shotgun sequence genome includes a region encoding these proteins:
- the LOC104775657 gene encoding uncharacterized protein LOC104775657, which translates to EELWGMRLKAGDGVVDELMTWSTVWLPSCWDVEFVEKNYEVLYNDVLWDDDLWNLNTSSTQLPPLDNIRQD; encoded by the coding sequence GAGGAATTGTGGGGGATGAGGCTCAAGGCGGGAGATGGTGTGGTCGATGAGCTGATGACTTGGAGCACCGTTTGGTTGCCTTCATGTTGGGACGTTGAGTTCGTTGAGAAAAATTATGAAGTTTTGTATAATGATGTTTTGTGGGACGATGATCTTTGGAATTTGAACACTTCTTCCACTCAGCTTCCTCCTTTAGATAACATAAGACAAGATTGA